The following DNA comes from Janthinobacterium sp. TB1-E2.
ACTTCGCGCGCGATCACGGCCGGCGCCTTGCTGCTCGCTGGCGCTGCTGCGCTGTCCGCGTTGTCGCTGGAATCGGGGGTGTTGATGTCGTTCTCGTTGGCCATATTGGTGACCATAATATGGCCCTCGCAAAAAACCCTCGATTTTACAGAAGGATCGGCCTTCCGTGTGAACTGCTTCACTCTGGCGAACGGCAAAAATGACCGCATCAGGGCGCACTTCATCAAGGGGTCACAATCCGCAGGCAACATTGCACTGCAGAAATGTTGTCACCCTACCCTGGAAACCCGATGAAAATCCTCCTCACCCCCGCCATCCGACTCATGCAGCGCTTGCGCCTGCTGCCCAAATTCATGCTTGTCTGCCTGGTCTTCCTGCTGCCGTTGGCGCTGGCGACCACCCTGCTGATCTCGGAGCTGGGCAAATCGCTGGCCCAGGCGCAGGATGCGCAGCGGGGCGTGGCCTATGTGCGCCAGCTGCAGGAAGGCACACGCCTGCTGCAGCAGCGGCGCGGCCTCGAACACTTGCGCCTGAGCGGCAAGGCGGGCATGGACAACACGGCCCTGAACGCGCGCATCACGGCCGCGCTGGCGGCCCTGGCGCGCCTGCCTGCCGGCGCCGGGCTGCCGCAGGCGGCCGAGCTGACGAAACAGTGGCAAGCCCTGCTGGGCCGCCAGGCCGGCCTCGCGGCGCGCGACAGCTACGCGGCGCATACGGCGCTGCTGCGCCAGGCGGCGAAACTGGGCCAGCTGGTGGCCGACCGTTCGCACCTGAGCCTGGACCCGGACGCGGGCGCCAACCACCTGAGCGCCGTCTTCACCGCCACCCTGCCCGACCTGGCCGAAAGCCTGTCCGACATCGCCGGGCGCGGCGCCGCCTACATCGACACGGGCCTGTTCGAGGCGAATGAAGATCAGCTCGTCAACGCCAACGCGCTGATCGCACGCCACGAACTGGAGCGCCTGCCGGCCCGCTTCGACGAAATCCTCACCAGCCGGCCGGAACTGCGCGCCAGCGTGCAGCCGGCCCTGAAAGCCGTGCCAGCCGCGCTGGTTTTCCTCGAACGCACGAAAAACGAGGTGACGAATTCCTACGACCAGACGTCGGGCGCGCAATTCCATGCGGCCGGCATGCAGGCGATCGACGCCCTGCAGGCGCTGTCCGGCGCTTCCGCCGGCGCCCTGGACGATTTGCTGGCGCAGCGCATCGCCCGCGACGAGGCGCGACGCGCCCTGATCCTGGCGGCCATGCTGCTGGTGCTGCTGGCCGCCGCCTACCTGTGCGCGGGCTTTTATGCCGCGTTCGCGCGCGACGTGACGCAATTGCGCGTGGCCGTCGGCGCGGCGGCGGCGGGCGACCTGTCGCAGCGCATCACCTCGCAGGCGCACGACGAGATCGGCGACCTGGTGCGCGACTTCGGTGCCATGACGCACGGCCTGGCCACCCTGGTGCAGGAAATCCGCAGCGGCGCGGCCGTCATCGCGGCGGCCGGCGCCGATATCGCCCAGGGCAACGCCGCCCTGTCCGGCCACACGGCCACGCAGGCCGATGCACTGGGCGCCACCGTGGACTCGATGCGCGAGCTGACGGCCACCGTGGGCCGCAACGAGGCGCACGTAGGACAGGGGCGCACCTTGGTGGCGACGGCGGCCGACGTGGCCCTTCGCGGCGGCCAGACCGTGGGCGCCGTGGTCGACACCATGGCCTCGATCAAGGCCAGCTCGCACAAGATCGTCGATATCATCGGCGTCATCAACGGCATCGCCTTCCAGACGAATATCCTGGCCCTGAACGCGGCCGTCGAAGCGGCTAGAGCCGGCGAGCAAGGGCGCGGCTTTGCCGTCGTCGCCTCCGAAGTGCGCAGCCTGGCCCAGCGCTCGAACGAGGCGGCGCTGGAAATCAAGCGTCTGATCGGCGATTCCGTCGCCACCGTGGATGCCGGCGGCGACCTCGTCAATGCCGCTGGCAACACCATGCGGCAAGTGGTCGACGCCGTGCAGCAGGTGGCCGTGGTGATCGGACGCATCAGCAGCGCCGGCGCCGAGCAGAATGGCGAGATCGCCCGCATCAACCAGGCGCTGGCGCAAATCGACGACATGACGCGCCAGAACGCGGGCCTGGTCGACGAGGCCCGCGCCGGTTCGCAGCGCCTGCACCAGGAAGGCGAAGCGCTGACGCAGGCCGTCAGCCGCTTCCGCCTGGGCGAGCACGAGGCGCCAAACCCGCGCCAGGCGCCGGCCGCAGCCGTGCGCGACGGCTTGCCCAGCGTGCGTCCGGCCGGTCTGTGGAGCGCCAATAAACCGCGCGTCATATCACAAAATCGCGCGGAACGGCGCAAGGCTAGCTAGTCAAAAGTGTGCACGTAGGACAAGGACTACAATTCCGCCTCAAATGAGACTACAAAGTGGCGACTGCTAATCTTATGTTCGCCACTTACATAAGCTTTTAAAGTAGCTACATCGCGATCTGCACCGCGCGGTCGAACAAAACGCCGTTATCACATGAGCACGGCAGCTTCTTTGACCAGCAACGCGGCAGTCGCACTCCGATGTAAAAAGCCTGTGAGGAATACTATGAACCAAACTCAACTTAGCACCCCGGTCCAGAAGAACCAGTTGCTGCCGCGCGCCATGCCGGCGGCCGGACGGGAAATCAAGCTTGCGTCGCGGGTTAGCCTCAGCAGTGCCCAACAGAATGAATTGCTGGCCGCCCTGCCGCGCGCCGCGCTTGAATCGCTGTTCGAAGACCTGGAACTGGTGGAACTACCGTTCGGCAAGGAATTGTATGCCTACGGTAACAACCTGGAATACAGCTACTTCCCCACCACCGCCATCATTTCGCTGCTGTATGTGATGGAAGATGGCGCCACGACGGAAATCGCCGTCGTCGGCCATGAAGGCGTGGCCGGTGCCTCGCTGCTGGCAGGCGAGCGCGCCATGTGCACGGCTGTCGTGCAAAGCGCCGGTTACGGCTACCGCCTGAAAACGCAAAGCCTGCGCGATGCGTTCAATCAAGGCGGCGCCCTGCCCCAGTTGCTGATGCGCTACACCAACGCCCTGTTTGCGCAAATGGCACAGAACGCCGTCGGCGGCCGCCACAGCTCGATCGAACAAAAGCTGTGCCGCTGGCTGCTGGACCGCCTGGACCGTTCGCCATCGAATGAATTGAAAGTGACGCAAGAGTTGATCTCGATCATGCTGGGCGTGCGCCGCGAAAGCATCACGGCCGCCGCCGGCAAGCTGCAGGAAGAAGGCTTGATCCACTATCGCCGCGGCAATATCACGGTGCTGGACCGCGCCGGCCTGGAATGCTATGCGGGCGAGTGCTACAAAGTGGCCAAGACGGAATACGACCGCTTGCTGCGCGACGTTTCCCGCTGCTGATCCTGCAAGATAAATAAAAAATGGCCGGGCTGCATGCCCGGCCATTTTTTTATCTCAAAGAAAATTACGCTTCGATATCCGCGTCGATGTCTTCCGGCTCCGGCGTCAGCGGCAGCGGAATCACGGCTTCCACGCATGTCCCCTTGCCTTCCGGTCCCTGGCGCACGGTGAGAGTACCGCCCAGCAGCAAAGCCCGTTCGCGCATACCGAGCAAGCCGTGCGACATCGGTTTTTGCAGCGCAGCTTCCGTGATGCCGATGCCGTCGTCGATCACGCGCAGCACCAGGCCGTGTTCGTTGCGTTTCAAAGTCACGCTGACCATGCCGGCACGCGCATATTTCATGATATTCGTCAGCGATTCCTGCACGATACGGAACAGGGCAATCGTCAGGGTAGCCTCGCGGTTGTCGATATTGATGGCCACGTCCGTTTCGCAACGAACCGAGCTCATGCGCGCAAAATCCTCGCAATAGCTTTCGATGGCGGCGCACAGGCCCAGGTTGTCCAACAGACTCGGGCGCAAATCCTCGACGATGCGGCGCTTGAGTTCCACCGTTTCCAGCAAGGTCGCCTTGGCACGGCGCAATTGCGTCGCCAGTTCCGGCTGCGTGTGCGCCAGTTGCTGCGTGACGGCGCCCAAGTCCATGCTGATCGATGTCAAGTTGGCGCCCAGCTCATCGTGCAGCTCACGCGCCAGCCGCGCTTTTTCCACTTCATTGACGCTGATCAAATGACGCGACAGCACGGATAACTGCTCGGTACGCTTGCTGACCGTCGATTCCAGGGTGTCGTTAGCATTTTGCAATGCATACTCGACGGCCGCGCGGTTCTGGAAGCTGCGCCGCACCAGCTGGTAAAACATGATCAGCACGAGAATGGCCAGGGCATTGATGCCGATGCCGAGCAGCACGGCTTTCTGATACTCATGATAAAAGGCGGCGCTGCCGGTCGACAGCGCTTCATTCTGCTCGCGCGTCATGATCACCACCTGCAGGCGGATCTCGTCCATGGTGGCGCGGTCATCGGTGACGCGGGAAATGTTCACGATCTCGGCCAGCCCGCCCTGCTTGTAGACGTCGATTGACTGTTGCAACATCGACATCTTGCGACGGATCAAGCTTTTCAGCTGGCCCAGATTTTTCAGCTGGGTAGGACTGCCCGCGAGCAAGGTTTGCAGCTCGTTGAATTCGTTTTCGATTTCGGTGGTGGCGGTCTTCGACGGCCCCAGATAGGTTTCGGAGCCGGAAATGAAATAGCCGCGCAAGCTGCTTTCCGCATCGAGCACGAGCACATTCAAATACTGCAGGCGGTCGGCCACACGGGCGCTCTGGCTGAGCAAGGCGTTCGTGCCCTTCAGCGACTGCAGGTTGTGATAAAGACTGAAGCCATTAAGTACAAGCAACAAGGCGCACGTCACGCACAGGATCGTCTTGTACAGGGGCAGGCGGTGATTCGGGGCCGGTTCAGCGGTGAAATACATCCTGATGTGCATCCTTAGCAAGGTTCGGCGCGGGAAAGAGCGCCGGCGCCGGCCAATTATAGTCCTCGCCACAAACTGCTGCACTGCACAAGTCGTGCTGGCTAGCTGGCTGAGCGATCATGTTTCAATGATCGCACCGCAGCGCTAGTCAAGCAAATTGTTTTTCATTGCGTAATAGGTCAAGTCGCTGTTAGATTGCAAGCCCATTTTTTCCATGATGCGCGTACGGTAGGTACTGACCGTCTTGATGCTCAGCGATAAGGCCACGCCGATATCGGACACGGTGGCGCCGCGCGCCAGGCGCAAGAAGACCTGGAACTCACGGTCCGACAATTCCGTATGCAGGGCCGCATTCGTGTCGCGGTCGAACGACTGCGCCAGCAACTCGCCCACGGTGGAGCTGACATAGCGGCGTCCCTGGAATACGGTGCGCACGGCCGTCATCAGCTCGTCGGCTTCGCATTCCTTGTTCAGATAGCCGTTCGCGCCCATCTTGAACAGGTTCAGCGCGTATTGCTGCGCGGGATAGCCGCTGAGTATCAGCACGGGCAATTCCGGCTGGCCCTGGCGGATCGTGCGCAAGGTATCGATGCCGCTTTGATCGGGCATGGCTATATCGAGCAGCAATACATCGCAAATTTCGCGGCGGGCGATATCGAGCGCTTCGCGCCCCGTACCGGCTTCCGCCACCACACTGAAATCGTCAGAAGACGAAAAAATCTGTTTGAATCCAGCTCGTACTATTTGGTGATCATCACAAATGGCAACGCGTATCATTGTTTCCCCTTAAATTTTCCTGGCCTGGGAAAGACTACCGGAACCTGAACGCTGCTCCGGTTCAGCGTCACTAACAAAAACGCAACATTAACATTATATTCAAAATATGGCGCGCCGTACGGTAGCGTGAGCGCCAAGGCTGGGCGCCCATGCAGTATAGTCAACTTGGTCAACTGCTACCGGACAACCCCACCTATATTGGTACAAATCTTATTTTAGCAAGGTTAAAATCGCCATTAATTCATTGCGTATCCACACGCGGTCCAACGGCGCTTCCTGCGGCACGGCAGGCATGACCGGCAGCTCGTCGGCGATGGCATGCGAAGCGCCACGGCTGTCGAGCTTGTTGCGCGCTCCGCTGATGGTAAAGCCCTGCTCGTACAGCAATTCGCGGATGCGGCGTATCAGCAGCACCTCATGGTGCTGATAATAACGGCGGTTTCCACGTCGTTTGACCGGCTTGAGCTGGGAAAACTCCTGCTCCCAGTAGCGCAATACGTGCGGTTTGACGCCGCACAACTCGCTCACCTCGCCGATCGTGAAATAGCGTTTCGCCGGAATGGGCGGCAGGGCGATCAACTCGGTTTTACTGATGCGCTCGTTCATCGCCACTCACTCAGGCAGCACGTGCCAGCGGACTGGTCTCTTCGACCATGCTTTTCAGCTTCTGGCTCGCATGGAAGGTCACGACACGGCGCGCCGTGATGGGGATCTCTTCGCCCGTCTTCGGATTGCGGCCCGGCCGTTGCGGCTTGTCGCGCAACTGGAAATTGCCGAAACCGGACAACTTGACGGCCTCGCCACGCTCGAGCGCGTTGCGGATTTCGTCGAAAAAGGTCTCGACCATATCCTTCGCTTCGCGCTTGTTCAGGCCCACTTGCTCGAACAACAGTTCGGCCAGTTCCGCCTTGGTCAAGGTCGGTAAATCTTTTTCCGCTTCCTGGCGCACTTTGGCAACCAGCATGGCCCGATGCAAATCGGCGGCCAGTGCGGATTGCAGTACGGCGGAATCAACGTCGCTGTTATTAATTTTCCTGCCCTGCCTTTTCTGTGCGCCCGAGCTCGCCACATGGCAAGCTCGTCTACGATTGACGACGGAAAGGCCGTCACGCAAGGCGACGGCCAGTCCGATAATTACGAACGCAGTTTCGCGTCGTGGCCCTGCTTGGCCGCATCGATCAGGACAGCCATCAGGCCATCGACGACATCGTCTTGCAGGGTGTTTTGAGTATCTTGCAAGCTAATCCGGAAAGCAAGGCTTTTTTCATCCGCTTCCAGACCTTTTCCACGATATTCATCAAATAAAACAATGGCTTGCACGATACGCGCTGCCGGGCTCCCCTTCGCTGCCGCGTGGAAGCTGTCGAGCAGATCCTGCACGGCCACCGATTGCTTGACGACCACGGCCAGGTCGCGGCTGGCACCAGGGAATTTCGAGATTTCCTGGTACGCGGGCACGACTCTTTGCGTCAAGGCAGCGGCGTCGACTTCGAACAGCACGGGCGCCAGCGGCAAGTCATACTTTTGCATCCAGCGCGGGTGCAATTCGCCGATGAAACCGATGACCTTGCCATCGAGCTCCACGTTGGCCGAACGGCCCGGATGGAGGGCCGGATGCTCCGCCTTGGTGAAACGCAAGACCAGCGGCGCGAACAGCGCCTCCAAGTCCGCCTTCACGTCGAAGAAGTCGACCGTGCGCGCAGCCTGGCCCCACTGCTCGTCGGCAACCGCGCCGTAGGCCATGGCGGCCACGCGCTTGGGCTGGGCGTAGCCAGCCACCGACAACGGGCCGTTTTCCACGCTGTCGTCGCGCTGGTAGATGGCGCCCACTTCGAAGATGCGCACGCGGTTCGTCTTGCGGTTCAGGTTGTAGCGCACATTGGCGATCAGGCTGCCGATCAGCGATGAGCGCATCACGCTCATCTGGCTGGCGATCGGGTTCTGCAATTTGATCGGGTTCGTGTTGCCCGAGAAATCGCGCTCCCATGCCGTATCGACAAAGCTCATGTTAACCACTTCCTGGAAACCCAGGTCGGCCAGTTCATGACGTACCGCAAACAGCGAGCGGGTATTTTCCGGTGCAATCTGCATCACGTTCGCCGCCACGGGCGGCAAGGTCGGGATGTTTTCAAAACCGTACACGCGCGCCACTTCCTCGATCAGGTCTTCCTCGATCTCGATGTCGAAACGGTAGCTGGGCGAGGTCACGGAAAACACGCCGTCCGCCAAGGTGTATGGCAGGGCCAGGCGCGTGAAGATATCGGCGATCAGCTCATCGTTGAGCGGCACGCCGATGACTTTTTGCGCGCGCGCCGTGCGCATCGATACGGGCGGGCGTTGCGGCAAGTTCACCACGTGGTCGTCGACGGGGCCGACGGTGGTCGCTGGCGTGCCGCAAATTTCCACGATCAGCGCGGTGATGCGTTCGATGTGCTCGACGGTGGTGGCGAAATCGACGCCGCGCTCGAAGCGGTGCGCCGCATCGGTCGAGAAATTCAAACGGCGCGCGCGGCCTTGAATGGCGTTCGGCCACCAGAATGCCGCTTCCAGATAAATGCTATCCGTATCATCCGACACGGAACTGGCGTCGCCGCCCATGATGCCGGCCAAGGATTCGATTTCTTTATCGTCAGCAATGACGCCGATCCACTCGTCGACGGCGATGGTGTTGCCATTCAACAGCTTGACGGATTCGCCCGCCTTGCCCCAACGCACGTCGAGGCTGCCGT
Coding sequences within:
- a CDS encoding methyl-accepting chemotaxis protein yields the protein MKILLTPAIRLMQRLRLLPKFMLVCLVFLLPLALATTLLISELGKSLAQAQDAQRGVAYVRQLQEGTRLLQQRRGLEHLRLSGKAGMDNTALNARITAALAALARLPAGAGLPQAAELTKQWQALLGRQAGLAARDSYAAHTALLRQAAKLGQLVADRSHLSLDPDAGANHLSAVFTATLPDLAESLSDIAGRGAAYIDTGLFEANEDQLVNANALIARHELERLPARFDEILTSRPELRASVQPALKAVPAALVFLERTKNEVTNSYDQTSGAQFHAAGMQAIDALQALSGASAGALDDLLAQRIARDEARRALILAAMLLVLLAAAYLCAGFYAAFARDVTQLRVAVGAAAAGDLSQRITSQAHDEIGDLVRDFGAMTHGLATLVQEIRSGAAVIAAAGADIAQGNAALSGHTATQADALGATVDSMRELTATVGRNEAHVGQGRTLVATAADVALRGGQTVGAVVDTMASIKASSHKIVDIIGVINGIAFQTNILALNAAVEAARAGEQGRGFAVVASEVRSLAQRSNEAALEIKRLIGDSVATVDAGGDLVNAAGNTMRQVVDAVQQVAVVIGRISSAGAEQNGEIARINQALAQIDDMTRQNAGLVDEARAGSQRLHQEGEALTQAVSRFRLGEHEAPNPRQAPAAAVRDGLPSVRPAGLWSANKPRVISQNRAERRKAS
- a CDS encoding Crp/Fnr family transcriptional regulator codes for the protein MNQTQLSTPVQKNQLLPRAMPAAGREIKLASRVSLSSAQQNELLAALPRAALESLFEDLELVELPFGKELYAYGNNLEYSYFPTTAIISLLYVMEDGATTEIAVVGHEGVAGASLLAGERAMCTAVVQSAGYGYRLKTQSLRDAFNQGGALPQLLMRYTNALFAQMAQNAVGGRHSSIEQKLCRWLLDRLDRSPSNELKVTQELISIMLGVRRESITAAAGKLQEEGLIHYRRGNITVLDRAGLECYAGECYKVAKTEYDRLLRDVSRC
- a CDS encoding CHASE3 domain-containing protein, with translation MYFTAEPAPNHRLPLYKTILCVTCALLLVLNGFSLYHNLQSLKGTNALLSQSARVADRLQYLNVLVLDAESSLRGYFISGSETYLGPSKTATTEIENEFNELQTLLAGSPTQLKNLGQLKSLIRRKMSMLQQSIDVYKQGGLAEIVNISRVTDDRATMDEIRLQVVIMTREQNEALSTGSAAFYHEYQKAVLLGIGINALAILVLIMFYQLVRRSFQNRAAVEYALQNANDTLESTVSKRTEQLSVLSRHLISVNEVEKARLARELHDELGANLTSISMDLGAVTQQLAHTQPELATQLRRAKATLLETVELKRRIVEDLRPSLLDNLGLCAAIESYCEDFARMSSVRCETDVAINIDNREATLTIALFRIVQESLTNIMKYARAGMVSVTLKRNEHGLVLRVIDDGIGITEAALQKPMSHGLLGMRERALLLGGTLTVRQGPEGKGTCVEAVIPLPLTPEPEDIDADIEA
- a CDS encoding response regulator, giving the protein MIRVAICDDHQIVRAGFKQIFSSSDDFSVVAEAGTGREALDIARREICDVLLLDIAMPDQSGIDTLRTIRQGQPELPVLILSGYPAQQYALNLFKMGANGYLNKECEADELMTAVRTVFQGRRYVSSTVGELLAQSFDRDTNAALHTELSDREFQVFLRLARGATVSDIGVALSLSIKTVSTYRTRIMEKMGLQSNSDLTYYAMKNNLLD
- a CDS encoding MerR family transcriptional regulator; protein product: MNERISKTELIALPPIPAKRYFTIGEVSELCGVKPHVLRYWEQEFSQLKPVKRRGNRRYYQHHEVLLIRRIRELLYEQGFTISGARNKLDSRGASHAIADELPVMPAVPQEAPLDRVWIRNELMAILTLLK
- a CDS encoding integration host factor subunit alpha translates to MLVAKVRQEAEKDLPTLTKAELAELLFEQVGLNKREAKDMVETFFDEIRNALERGEAVKLSGFGNFQLRDKPQRPGRNPKTGEEIPITARRVVTFHASQKLKSMVEETSPLARAA
- the pheT gene encoding phenylalanine--tRNA ligase subunit beta; its protein translation is MQFSENWLRTMVDPKMTSDELAHLLTMSGLEVEDVDPVAPPFSNVVVGLVLEMEKHPNADRLNVCQVDVGTGTMLNIVCGAPNVRPGLKVVCAMAGAVLPPGADGKPFEIKVGQLRGVESQGMLCSARELKLSEENAGLMELPDDAPIGQNFRDYFALNDLKFTIKLTPNKADCLSVLGVAREVSALTGVPLNAPQFRTVPVSSDEILPVKVSAPDLCGRFTGRVIRGLNAKAATPDWMKQRLERSGQRPLSALVDISNYVMLELGRPSHVFDLAKIHGSLDVRWGKAGESVKLLNGNTIAVDEWIGVIADDKEIESLAGIMGGDASSVSDDTDSIYLEAAFWWPNAIQGRARRLNFSTDAAHRFERGVDFATTVEHIERITALIVEICGTPATTVGPVDDHVVNLPQRPPVSMRTARAQKVIGVPLNDELIADIFTRLALPYTLADGVFSVTSPSYRFDIEIEEDLIEEVARVYGFENIPTLPPVAANVMQIAPENTRSLFAVRHELADLGFQEVVNMSFVDTAWERDFSGNTNPIKLQNPIASQMSVMRSSLIGSLIANVRYNLNRKTNRVRIFEVGAIYQRDDSVENGPLSVAGYAQPKRVAAMAYGAVADEQWGQAARTVDFFDVKADLEALFAPLVLRFTKAEHPALHPGRSANVELDGKVIGFIGELHPRWMQKYDLPLAPVLFEVDAAALTQRVVPAYQEISKFPGASRDLAVVVKQSVAVQDLLDSFHAAAKGSPAARIVQAIVLFDEYRGKGLEADEKSLAFRISLQDTQNTLQDDVVDGLMAVLIDAAKQGHDAKLRS